The Bacillus sp. Y1 genome has a window encoding:
- a CDS encoding sulfite oxidase-like oxidoreductase: protein MSLNKADRIKRTRVPVADPKHAKRLPPGQALTERFPILHEGDVPVYDLEKWDLKVFGEVDKEVVLTYKQMKEMPETTVTVDIHCVTRWSRFDNQFTGVKFSDFLKAIDITPKSKYVMLHADHDYTANIALADLLQDDVLLAHTFEGEPLTDKHGWPLRLIVPHLYFWKSVKWIRGIEFIDENKPGFWEQNGFHLNGDPFKEERFSGEELPIPEDEWERKDFD, encoded by the coding sequence ATGAGCTTAAATAAAGCAGACAGAATTAAACGAACAAGAGTACCAGTAGCCGATCCCAAGCATGCGAAACGGCTTCCGCCTGGACAAGCGTTAACGGAACGTTTTCCGATTTTGCATGAAGGAGACGTTCCTGTTTATGATTTGGAAAAGTGGGATTTAAAGGTCTTTGGTGAGGTAGATAAAGAGGTCGTACTCACCTATAAGCAAATGAAAGAAATGCCTGAAACAACCGTGACCGTTGACATTCATTGTGTTACTCGCTGGTCTAGATTTGATAATCAATTTACGGGAGTAAAGTTCAGTGATTTCTTAAAGGCAATAGACATCACTCCTAAGAGCAAATACGTGATGCTTCATGCAGACCATGACTATACAGCGAATATTGCATTGGCTGATTTGTTACAGGACGACGTACTTCTTGCTCATACATTTGAAGGGGAGCCATTAACGGATAAGCACGGGTGGCCATTAAGGCTTATTGTCCCTCATCTATATTTTTGGAAGAGTGTGAAATGGATTAGAGGAATTGAGTTTATTGACGAGAATAAACCGGGATTTTGGGAACAAAATGGATTCCATCTTAATGGAGACCCTTTTAAAGAGGAACGATTTTCGGGAGAGGAACTTCCTATTCCGGAGGATGAATGGGAGCGAAAAGACTTTGACTAA
- a CDS encoding nucleoside phosphorylase: MTNFLPNLKLASDCLPERVIVCGDQARAKIIAELMDNPTKLGENREYHSFSGSWKGTKVAVVSHGVGAPGAAVCFEELIMGGVQSIIRVGTAGSYQKDVQPGSLVISTAAVSCDGLTKQIVPPGFPAIADRTIVEELTNAASSNVKDLLVKEGMTLTLDAFYSGVLEFPHQLYKKAGVVAVEMENSALFVISSLKGIKAGAILAIDGFADAELREEYNPHNEVVGKAVNAGMKVALDAIIQM, encoded by the coding sequence TTGACTAACTTTCTGCCAAACCTTAAATTAGCGTCTGATTGTTTACCAGAGCGAGTCATTGTATGTGGAGATCAGGCACGTGCGAAAATCATTGCAGAATTAATGGACAATCCAACTAAATTAGGTGAAAACCGTGAATACCATAGTTTTTCAGGTAGCTGGAAAGGAACAAAAGTAGCTGTGGTTAGTCACGGAGTAGGAGCACCAGGAGCAGCCGTCTGCTTTGAGGAGTTGATCATGGGTGGTGTCCAATCAATCATTCGTGTAGGGACGGCTGGCTCTTATCAAAAAGACGTACAGCCTGGCAGTCTTGTCATCAGTACCGCTGCTGTAAGCTGTGATGGGCTAACGAAACAAATTGTTCCTCCCGGGTTTCCAGCTATTGCCGATCGGACCATTGTAGAGGAATTAACAAATGCAGCGTCATCAAATGTTAAAGACCTATTGGTGAAAGAAGGAATGACGCTTACTCTTGATGCGTTTTATTCTGGTGTTCTCGAATTTCCTCACCAATTATATAAAAAAGCAGGAGTTGTCGCAGTTGAAATGGAAAACTCAGCTCTTTTTGTCATCTCCTCTTTGAAAGGGATTAAAGCGGGAGCTATTTTAGCGATTGATGGCTTTGCAGATGCGGAACTTAGAGAAGAGTATAATCCTCATAACGAGGTAGTTGGTAAAGCAGTGAACGCAGGAATGAAAGTTGCTTTAGACGCAATTATACAAATGTAA
- a CDS encoding glycoside hydrolase domain-containing protein yields MKWGNFLLIFISALVLLLLPIFYFQSDSNETSHNETQTTTASINEQPDNTTEENGNIEDGNEKANTTIDPNADYWGVDSASYTTEERYACVNENFGKPTVWGRYLGTIDGVSSGLTTEEVEYLHANEVKILLINNQFNNATGYENGVEQANIGISLAGELNVPEGVAIFADIEPNYPVDSAFIQGWFDTMMGSPYEPGIYGVFSPDSALVEAYQVSINENQEIQNKVILWTAYPHVDVTTQANAPANAAEAPEGSLLYGWQYGIDAATCNIDTNLFKGSLFDFLW; encoded by the coding sequence TTGAAATGGGGGAATTTCTTGCTCATCTTCATTAGTGCGTTAGTTTTATTATTGCTTCCAATCTTCTATTTTCAGTCTGATTCAAATGAAACTAGTCATAACGAAACTCAAACTACCACCGCCAGTATAAACGAGCAACCCGATAATACTACAGAAGAAAACGGAAATATTGAAGATGGAAATGAAAAAGCCAACACAACTATCGATCCAAACGCTGATTATTGGGGAGTCGATTCTGCGTCATATACGACAGAAGAGCGATACGCCTGTGTAAATGAAAATTTCGGAAAGCCTACTGTTTGGGGGAGATATCTAGGGACGATTGATGGTGTTTCTAGTGGGTTAACAACAGAGGAAGTAGAATATTTGCATGCAAATGAAGTAAAAATCCTTCTGATCAATAATCAATTTAATAATGCAACTGGATATGAAAACGGGGTAGAGCAAGCGAATATTGGGATCTCTCTGGCAGGGGAGTTAAATGTGCCAGAGGGTGTAGCTATATTTGCAGATATTGAACCAAATTATCCTGTCGATTCTGCATTTATTCAAGGCTGGTTTGATACGATGATGGGTTCTCCTTATGAGCCAGGTATTTATGGTGTATTCTCTCCGGATAGTGCTTTAGTTGAGGCATACCAAGTTTCTATAAACGAAAATCAAGAGATTCAAAATAAGGTAATTCTGTGGACGGCCTATCCTCATGTAGACGTTACCACTCAAGCAAATGCACCAGCAAATGCTGCAGAGGCTCCTGAAGGTTCACTGTTGTATGGTTGGCAATATGGAATTGATGCAGCAACATGTAATATAGATACAAACCTTTTTAAAGGCAGTTTATTCGATTTTCTTTGGTAA
- a CDS encoding M20 family metallopeptidase, whose product MNNQLKQYLETIQNKLWEMSDSLYHDPELGDQEYKSMEKLVTFLKEHHFAVETGIVGRSTSFKAVYDSKKEGPTIAYLSEYDALPGVGHGCGHNMIGTMSAGAGVLLSKMVDEIGGRVVVLGTPAEETNGAKVPMAEQGIFDDIDVAMILHPADESYESGDSLAMDAIQFEYSGQSSHAAASPEKGINALDAVIQLFNGINALRQHVTSDVRIHGIIKEGGVAANIVPDKAVAQFYVRAKNRSYLDEVVQKVKNIAHGAELVTGAKVEITNYELSYDNMLTNQTLSELFTENLLATGVKKVLKAKDTYGSIDMGNVSHVVPAIHPYIGLDSPGLVAHTKEFADITITENSHQILSKGALALASTGYELLTNKEIFEKVVNEFLETKRIHG is encoded by the coding sequence ATGAACAATCAATTAAAACAATATTTAGAGACGATACAAAACAAGCTATGGGAAATGAGTGATTCCCTTTACCACGACCCTGAGCTAGGTGATCAAGAATATAAATCTATGGAAAAACTAGTTACGTTTCTAAAGGAGCATCATTTCGCAGTGGAAACAGGAATTGTCGGGCGGTCGACTTCCTTTAAAGCGGTATACGACAGTAAAAAAGAGGGACCTACAATTGCCTATCTATCCGAATATGATGCACTACCTGGGGTAGGACATGGATGCGGACATAATATGATAGGAACAATGAGTGCAGGAGCTGGCGTGTTGTTGAGCAAAATGGTTGATGAGATAGGTGGACGAGTGGTTGTTCTTGGAACTCCTGCTGAAGAAACAAATGGAGCGAAGGTTCCGATGGCTGAGCAAGGGATTTTTGATGATATTGATGTGGCTATGATTTTGCACCCAGCTGACGAATCTTATGAAAGTGGAGATTCCTTGGCAATGGATGCGATTCAATTTGAATATTCAGGTCAGTCAAGCCATGCGGCTGCATCTCCTGAAAAAGGAATCAATGCTCTTGATGCAGTCATTCAGCTCTTTAACGGTATTAATGCCCTTCGTCAGCATGTGACATCCGATGTACGAATTCATGGGATTATTAAAGAAGGTGGAGTTGCTGCAAACATCGTTCCCGATAAAGCAGTTGCCCAATTTTATGTGCGTGCGAAAAACCGTAGCTATTTAGATGAAGTCGTCCAGAAAGTGAAAAATATTGCCCATGGTGCGGAATTAGTAACAGGGGCAAAAGTTGAAATCACCAACTATGAACTTAGTTACGACAACATGCTAACCAATCAAACGCTATCCGAACTTTTTACAGAAAACCTACTTGCTACAGGGGTAAAAAAGGTTTTAAAAGCAAAGGACACATATGGATCTATTGACATGGGCAATGTAAGTCATGTTGTCCCTGCCATTCATCCGTATATTGGACTTGATTCACCGGGCCTTGTTGCCCATACAAAGGAGTTTGCAGATATTACTATTACGGAGAATTCTCATCAAATCTTGAGTAAAGGCGCACTTGCTCTTGCTTCAACTGGTTATGAATTACTTACGAATAAAGAGATCTTTGAAAAAGTGGTAAACGAATTCCTAGAAACGAAAAGAATCCACGGATAA
- a CDS encoding transporter substrate-binding domain-containing protein, protein MKKFGLFITLILTLVLAACGQNNESGNGEAEEGKKVLTMGTSADFAPFESRNTSGEVEGFDIDLAKYIAEELGYELKIEDMKFDGLIGALQANRVDLVLSGMSATEKRAQNVDFSTQYHHSGEMFITLKDSEVTSLDQLEGKTVGVQLGTIQEEGARKLQETVDFEIKAVDNATILIQELQSNRIDLAYLDKSVATGYINEQGLAGFDDPTSSSPGMAVAFPKGSELVDEVNQVLKEMEENGKLEELKAKWLSEE, encoded by the coding sequence ATGAAAAAGTTCGGTTTATTTATTACTTTAATTTTAACGTTAGTATTGGCAGCATGTGGCCAAAATAACGAATCTGGAAACGGTGAAGCAGAAGAGGGCAAAAAAGTATTAACCATGGGAACCTCTGCAGATTTTGCTCCATTTGAATCTCGAAACACATCAGGAGAAGTAGAAGGCTTCGATATTGATTTAGCTAAATACATTGCAGAAGAATTAGGCTATGAGCTAAAAATTGAGGATATGAAATTTGATGGACTAATTGGCGCACTTCAAGCGAATCGTGTAGATCTAGTATTATCAGGAATGTCTGCTACAGAGAAGCGTGCTCAGAATGTTGATTTTTCTACTCAGTATCATCATTCAGGTGAAATGTTTATCACATTAAAGGACTCTGAAGTGACATCCCTTGATCAATTAGAAGGAAAAACGGTTGGAGTTCAGTTAGGTACGATTCAAGAAGAGGGTGCTCGAAAGCTTCAGGAAACAGTTGATTTTGAAATCAAGGCTGTTGACAACGCAACGATCTTGATTCAAGAATTGCAATCGAACCGTATTGATCTAGCGTACTTGGATAAGTCAGTAGCTACAGGATATATTAATGAGCAAGGATTAGCAGGATTTGATGATCCTACTTCGAGCTCACCAGGAATGGCGGTTGCTTTTCCAAAGGGCAGTGAACTAGTTGACGAAGTAAATCAAGTCCTAAAGGAAATGGAAGAGAACGGGAAGCTAGAAGAATTAAAAGCGAAATGGTTATCTGAAGAATAA
- a CDS encoding amino acid ABC transporter permease yields the protein MNLDFSQIVPYIPFILEGIWVTLQFVIISIIFGFILGTVLALCKISKIKALNWFGDAYTSIFRGTPLILQLMIIYFAIPQLTGYDISPFLSAILAFGLNSSAYVSEIIRAGIQAVDKGQTEAAQALGVPYRLMMKDIILPQALKNILPALMNEFITLTKESAIVSTIGYLDLMRRAQVVGADIYRNFEPLIFVGVIYWLLVMVLTIIGKVVERRLKFSD from the coding sequence ATGAATTTGGATTTTAGCCAAATTGTGCCTTATATTCCTTTTATTTTAGAAGGAATATGGGTTACATTACAGTTTGTCATTATATCAATTATCTTTGGTTTTATTTTAGGAACGGTTCTAGCATTATGTAAAATTTCAAAAATTAAAGCATTGAACTGGTTTGGGGATGCATATACATCTATTTTCCGTGGAACACCATTAATTTTGCAGTTAATGATTATTTATTTTGCGATTCCACAATTAACAGGCTATGATATTTCTCCATTTTTATCAGCTATCCTTGCATTTGGTCTGAATTCCTCTGCATATGTATCGGAAATTATCCGTGCTGGAATTCAAGCAGTTGATAAGGGACAAACAGAGGCTGCTCAAGCTCTTGGGGTACCTTATCGGTTGATGATGAAGGACATCATTTTACCACAGGCTTTAAAAAATATTTTACCTGCACTCATGAATGAATTTATTACATTAACGAAGGAATCGGCTATTGTCTCAACTATTGGGTATTTAGATCTTATGCGCCGAGCTCAAGTAGTCGGTGCTGATATTTATCGAAACTTTGAACCTCTAATTTTTGTAGGGGTCATTTATTGGCTACTTGTTATGGTGTTAACGATCATTGGGAAAGTTGTTGAAAGGAGGTTGAAGTTCAGTGATTAA
- a CDS encoding amino acid ABC transporter ATP-binding protein: MIKVENLYKQFGDNEVLKGITTNINSGEVVSIIGPSGSGKSTFLRCINLLEVPTKGTISIDGQSITDKNTNILKVRQQIGMVFQHFNLFPHLNVLENLTYAPIKVKGETRQVAEEKARNLLAKVGLTEKEKAFPSNLSGGQKQRVAIARALAMEPNLMLFDEPTSALDPEMVKEVLNVMKDLAKSGMTMAIVTHEMGFAREVADRVLFLDGGVLLEDASPDEFFSNPKTARAKDFLEKVL, translated from the coding sequence GTGATTAAAGTGGAAAACCTCTATAAACAATTCGGTGATAATGAAGTACTAAAGGGTATCACGACTAATATTAATAGTGGTGAAGTTGTTTCGATTATTGGACCATCTGGGTCTGGAAAATCAACTTTTCTTCGCTGTATCAACTTATTAGAAGTGCCAACAAAGGGAACTATATCGATAGACGGTCAAAGTATTACAGATAAAAATACAAATATACTAAAGGTTCGTCAACAAATTGGGATGGTTTTTCAGCACTTCAACTTGTTTCCGCATTTAAATGTACTTGAAAACTTAACGTACGCTCCAATCAAAGTAAAAGGAGAAACGCGACAAGTAGCGGAAGAAAAGGCTCGTAATTTGCTTGCGAAAGTGGGACTTACAGAAAAGGAAAAGGCATTTCCTAGTAACCTGTCAGGTGGACAAAAACAGCGTGTTGCTATTGCTCGTGCTTTAGCGATGGAGCCGAACTTAATGCTATTTGATGAGCCAACATCCGCACTTGACCCTGAAATGGTTAAGGAAGTACTGAATGTAATGAAGGACCTAGCAAAGTCAGGTATGACGATGGCGATCGTTACCCATGAAATGGGATTTGCACGTGAAGTGGCTGACAGAGTATTATTCCTTGATGGTGGAGTATTGCTTGAAGACGCAAGTCCAGATGAGTTTTTTAGTAATCCAAAAACAGCGAGAGCGAAGGATTTCTTAGAGAAGGTATTATAA
- the kduI gene encoding 5-dehydro-4-deoxy-D-glucuronate isomerase codes for MEIRYSTHPEHAKTFTTEDLRKHYLVEDLFVPGEIKLTYSMEDRVIIGGITPTKETISLGGYDEIKANYFLERREVGIFNVGGNGNITVDGEVYEMENKDCLYVGLGKKELLFTSESAENPAKYYLFSASAHKEYPVQHVSFKSIEGDRLGALESANDRVIRRMIHNEGIQSCQVVMGMTQLNTGSVWNSMPTHTHDRRMETYLYIDLDENARMFHFMGEPTETRHIVMKNEQAVISPPWSIHCGAATSNYTFIWAMAGENKTYNDMDQVTMDQLK; via the coding sequence ATGGAAATTAGATACTCGACACACCCTGAACATGCTAAAACATTTACTACTGAAGACCTTAGAAAGCATTATCTTGTTGAAGACTTATTTGTGCCTGGTGAGATCAAGCTTACCTACTCCATGGAAGACCGTGTAATTATCGGTGGAATTACCCCAACGAAAGAAACGATCTCTTTAGGAGGATACGACGAAATTAAGGCTAACTACTTTTTAGAGAGAAGAGAAGTGGGAATCTTTAATGTTGGAGGTAACGGAAACATTACTGTCGACGGTGAAGTTTATGAGATGGAGAATAAAGACTGCTTGTATGTGGGATTAGGGAAGAAAGAACTTCTTTTTACAAGTGAATCAGCTGAAAATCCAGCAAAGTATTATTTATTCTCAGCATCTGCTCATAAAGAGTATCCTGTGCAGCATGTTTCCTTTAAATCCATTGAAGGTGATCGTTTGGGAGCTCTTGAAAGTGCGAACGATCGTGTGATTCGTAGAATGATCCACAATGAGGGAATCCAAAGCTGTCAAGTGGTAATGGGAATGACTCAGTTAAATACAGGAAGTGTATGGAACTCGATGCCAACTCATACTCATGATCGCAGAATGGAAACTTATTTGTATATCGATTTAGACGAAAATGCTAGAATGTTCCACTTTATGGGGGAGCCAACTGAAACAAGACATATCGTTATGAAAAATGAACAAGCGGTGATCTCTCCGCCATGGTCCATTCATTGTGGTGCTGCAACAAGTAATTATACTTTCATTTGGGCAATGGCTGGCGAAAATAAGACCTACAATGATATGGATCAAGTGACAATGGATCAACTAAAGTAA
- the kduD gene encoding 2-dehydro-3-deoxy-D-gluconate 5-dehydrogenase KduD: protein MSLQDFSLDFFSLQDKVAIVTGGNTGLGQGYAVALAKAGADLFIVTHDTNWDETRAFIEETGRKVHFHQADLTNRDSLKKVVEGCLNVYGKIDVLVNNAGTIRRAPLLEYKQEDWDAVMEINLNAVYFLSQEVAKVMVEQKSGKIINICSMLSFQGGKFVPPYTASKHAVAGVTKAFANELGQYNVQINAIAPGYIATANTAPIRTDEKRNAEILSRIPAGRWADPSDLMGVVVFLSSRASDYMNGSIIAIDGGWLAR from the coding sequence ATGAGTTTACAAGATTTCTCATTAGACTTTTTTAGCCTACAAGATAAGGTAGCTATCGTAACAGGTGGAAATACTGGTCTTGGCCAAGGGTATGCGGTCGCGTTAGCAAAAGCTGGAGCAGATTTGTTTATTGTTACGCATGATACAAATTGGGATGAAACGAGAGCATTCATTGAAGAGACGGGAAGAAAGGTCCATTTCCACCAGGCTGACCTAACGAATAGAGACTCCTTGAAGAAAGTAGTAGAGGGCTGTCTAAATGTGTATGGAAAGATTGATGTATTAGTAAATAATGCGGGAACCATTAGACGTGCTCCTTTACTAGAGTACAAGCAAGAAGATTGGGATGCGGTCATGGAAATTAACCTAAACGCGGTCTACTTTTTAAGCCAAGAAGTTGCAAAAGTGATGGTAGAGCAAAAGAGCGGCAAGATTATTAACATTTGCTCTATGCTTTCCTTCCAAGGTGGGAAATTTGTTCCGCCGTATACAGCAAGTAAGCATGCAGTTGCGGGTGTTACGAAAGCGTTTGCTAATGAGTTAGGACAATATAATGTTCAAATTAATGCAATTGCTCCAGGCTACATTGCAACAGCAAATACAGCACCTATTCGTACAGACGAAAAGCGTAATGCAGAAATTCTTTCACGTATACCAGCCGGACGTTGGGCAGATCCTTCTGATCTAATGGGGGTTGTTGTTTTCTTATCAAGTAGAGCTTCAGATTATATGAATGGATCAATCATAGCAATTGATGGTGGTTGGTTAGCACGTTAA
- a CDS encoding YhcH/YjgK/YiaL family protein produces the protein MITGNLEDIREKAVLDDKILSKLEFLKGDFSQYTAGRYEVDNNSFFFLNEYETKEEESCFWEAHRKYLDIHYILEGQEKIGVDHIGRQQVKEEYDAEKDAIFFKGDVLSGITMNPGDVMICFPEDSHMTGLIAQEKQKVRKVVLKVEL, from the coding sequence GTGATTACAGGAAATCTAGAAGATATCAGAGAAAAGGCCGTTTTAGACGATAAGATTTTATCAAAGTTAGAGTTCCTAAAAGGTGACTTTTCACAATATACAGCCGGACGTTATGAAGTTGATAATAACTCGTTCTTTTTCCTAAATGAATACGAAACAAAAGAGGAAGAAAGCTGTTTTTGGGAAGCACATAGAAAGTATTTAGATATCCATTATATTTTAGAAGGACAAGAGAAAATTGGGGTTGACCATATTGGACGCCAGCAAGTGAAGGAAGAGTACGATGCGGAGAAGGATGCCATCTTTTTTAAAGGTGATGTCCTCTCTGGAATCACAATGAATCCTGGAGATGTTATGATTTGCTTCCCTGAAGATTCGCATATGACGGGCTTAATTGCTCAAGAAAAACAAAAGGTGAGAAAAGTAGTGCTTAAAGTGGAGTTATAG
- the kdgT gene encoding 2-keto-3-deoxygluconate transporter — protein sequence MKIMKSIEKIPGGLMLVPLFLGAIIHTLAPTSGEYFGSFTNGLMTGTVPILAVWFFCMGAGINIKATGTVLRKSGTLVLTKIAVAWVIAIIASMFMPEGGIQTGLFAGFSVLALIAAMDMTNGGLYASIMQQYGTKEEAGAFVLMSLESGPLVTMLILGSTGLAAFEPHVFVGAVLPFLVGFVLGNLDSDLKDFFSKATHTMIPFFGFALGNTIDLTVIAKTGLAGIILGVLVIIVTGIPLILADKYIGGGNGTAGLAASSTAGAAVANPMIIANMKPEFMDVAQSATALVAASVIVTSILVPILTAYWSKYMKKKNKGNVKEEDINATAV from the coding sequence ATGAAAATCATGAAGTCAATTGAAAAGATCCCTGGCGGATTAATGCTTGTTCCACTATTTTTAGGAGCAATTATACACACTCTTGCTCCAACCTCAGGAGAATATTTCGGGTCGTTCACAAATGGTTTAATGACGGGGACAGTTCCTATTTTAGCGGTATGGTTCTTCTGTATGGGTGCAGGCATCAACATAAAAGCAACGGGTACAGTATTAAGAAAGTCTGGAACACTTGTATTAACGAAAATTGCAGTTGCATGGGTTATAGCTATTATTGCCTCCATGTTTATGCCAGAAGGCGGAATTCAAACAGGATTATTTGCTGGTTTCTCAGTTCTTGCTTTAATTGCTGCAATGGATATGACAAACGGTGGACTATATGCTTCCATCATGCAACAGTACGGAACGAAAGAAGAAGCGGGAGCTTTTGTATTAATGTCACTTGAATCAGGACCATTAGTAACGATGTTAATTCTTGGCTCAACGGGCTTAGCAGCATTTGAACCACATGTGTTCGTAGGGGCAGTTCTACCTTTCTTAGTTGGTTTTGTTCTTGGAAATTTAGATAGTGATTTAAAAGATTTCTTTAGCAAAGCTACTCATACAATGATCCCGTTTTTTGGATTTGCCCTAGGAAACACAATTGATTTAACGGTCATTGCAAAAACAGGTCTTGCCGGTATTATCCTAGGTGTTCTTGTAATCATTGTAACTGGTATTCCGTTAATCTTAGCAGATAAATATATCGGTGGTGGAAATGGTACGGCAGGCTTAGCTGCATCTAGTACAGCAGGAGCAGCTGTTGCAAATCCTATGATTATTGCTAATATGAAGCCGGAATTTATGGATGTTGCTCAATCAGCTACTGCTTTGGTTGCAGCTTCTGTTATTGTCACATCCATTTTAGTACCAATCTTAACAGCCTATTGGTCTAAATATATGAAAAAGAAAAACAAAGGAAATGTAAAAGAAGAAGATATCAACGCAACTGCTGTCTAA
- a CDS encoding sugar kinase gives MSKIITIGEPMALFVAEQSGSLEEVNRFSRFVAGAEVNFSIGMSRLGHEVTYITQLGKDPFGKNIEKFLQQNGIDTTYVKYESKYVTGMQWKQKVEVGDPEVFSARKNSAASHMNIETINNVSWDGFDHIHLTGIPPALSEECRAAVYELLRVAREKGVQISFDPNLRPGLWPDQKEMVRIINDLACQADIVLPGITEGKLLTGCEDEAEIAQFYHAAGVRTVVIKLGAKGAFTSSEGKQFYTEGFLVEKVVDTVGAGDGFAVGVVSALLEEQKIEDAVIRGTAIGALAVMSPGDNDGLPDRAELSSFMETRRINIK, from the coding sequence ATGAGTAAAATCATTACAATCGGTGAACCGATGGCTCTCTTCGTAGCAGAGCAAAGTGGTTCTTTAGAAGAAGTGAACCGATTTAGTCGGTTTGTTGCCGGGGCAGAGGTGAACTTTTCGATCGGAATGTCCCGCTTAGGTCATGAGGTTACCTATATTACCCAACTTGGGAAAGATCCTTTCGGTAAAAACATAGAGAAGTTTCTTCAACAAAATGGGATTGATACAACCTATGTTAAATATGAATCAAAATATGTAACGGGTATGCAATGGAAGCAAAAAGTCGAAGTGGGAGACCCAGAAGTGTTCTCTGCAAGGAAAAACTCTGCAGCTTCTCATATGAATATAGAGACAATTAATAATGTAAGCTGGGACGGATTTGATCATATTCATTTAACTGGAATACCACCAGCATTATCGGAAGAGTGCCGAGCAGCTGTCTATGAGTTATTGAGAGTGGCACGTGAGAAAGGAGTTCAAATTTCTTTTGACCCGAATTTACGTCCAGGATTATGGCCAGACCAAAAAGAAATGGTGAGGATTATTAATGATTTAGCTTGTCAGGCGGATATTGTTCTGCCAGGTATTACAGAAGGAAAGCTATTGACAGGCTGTGAAGATGAGGCTGAGATTGCACAGTTTTATCATGCTGCTGGAGTGAGAACAGTGGTTATAAAATTAGGTGCAAAGGGAGCTTTCACAAGTTCTGAAGGGAAGCAGTTTTATACAGAGGGTTTCCTGGTAGAAAAAGTCGTTGATACGGTTGGGGCTGGTGACGGATTTGCCGTCGGTGTAGTGAGTGCTTTGTTAGAAGAACAAAAAATAGAGGATGCAGTGATACGTGGAACAGCAATTGGAGCTTTAGCGGTTATGTCTCCAGGAGATAATGATGGGCTACCAGATCGAGCGGAACTAAGCTCATTTATGGAAACAAGGAGAATAAATATAAAGTAG
- a CDS encoding IclR family transcriptional regulator has translation MSNVQSLERALTILNKLSDYPDGIQIARLSEQVGLSKSTVHRLLATLSNMNYVVKDSESDKYKLGLQVLFLSRNILNNNDIVNTAKPYLERLSLDVNETVHLCIEDRGEIVYIDKIESNQTIRMFSRVGNRAPMYCTAVGKILYSGMESDHFEELVSKLNFIPKTESTITTPEGLREEINKIKKQKYALDNIENEEGIRCIAAPIYNHTGKIIASFSISGPSNRVTMDKINDTLIDKMRQTSLDISRNLGYIGS, from the coding sequence GTGTCAAACGTCCAATCACTTGAAAGAGCCTTAACTATTTTGAATAAGCTTTCAGATTATCCCGATGGAATACAAATTGCCCGTTTATCCGAACAAGTTGGTCTATCAAAAAGTACCGTCCACAGGCTCTTAGCAACATTATCCAATATGAACTATGTCGTAAAAGATTCGGAATCCGATAAGTATAAATTAGGATTGCAAGTACTATTTCTCTCAAGAAATATTTTAAATAATAATGACATTGTGAATACGGCAAAACCTTACCTAGAAAGGCTTTCCCTTGATGTAAATGAAACCGTCCATTTATGCATCGAAGACCGTGGTGAAATTGTGTATATTGATAAAATTGAAAGCAATCAAACCATTCGAATGTTCTCACGTGTCGGAAACCGCGCACCGATGTATTGTACTGCTGTCGGGAAAATATTATATTCTGGAATGGAGTCAGACCATTTTGAAGAATTAGTTTCAAAGTTGAATTTTATCCCTAAGACAGAATCAACCATCACAACCCCTGAGGGACTTCGAGAAGAAATAAATAAGATTAAGAAACAAAAATACGCCTTGGATAATATAGAAAATGAAGAAGGAATACGATGCATCGCCGCACCGATATACAACCATACAGGCAAGATTATTGCTAGTTTTAGTATCTCTGGTCCTAGTAATCGTGTGACAATGGATAAAATAAACGATACATTAATAGATAAGATGAGACAGACTAGCTTAGATATCTCTAGAAATCTAGGTTACATCGGTTCTTGA